Proteins found in one Zea mays cultivar B73 chromosome 1, Zm-B73-REFERENCE-NAM-5.0, whole genome shotgun sequence genomic segment:
- the LOC107275240 gene encoding Membrane steroid-binding protein 2 — protein sequence MASCSSVRAAPSLPVSAPPSRRRASTAVCLQGVRRSRVASCRVRCSAGAGQGGVKVPAKLAELWSAAKGAPPLAVLAGVAAAVAIYKVGSSLLAPRHPPPRRLEAQTAPPPPVPEPVQVGEITEEELRQYDGSDPEKPLLMAIKGQIYDVSESRMFYGPGAAYALFAGKDASRALAKMSFESQDLNGDISGLTPMELGALNDWEYKFATKYAKVGTIRRAAPVEVVYGNISPEMREEVSEPVVEPELEPEPEPEPHDDDAP from the exons ATGGCTTCTTGCTCCTCTGTCCGCGCCGCACCATCGCTCCCCGTCTCGGCGCCGCCTAGCCGGCGGCGCGCGAGTACGGCCGTATGTCTTCAGGGTGTTCGCCGCAGCAGGGTCGCGTCCTGCCGCGTGCGGTGTAGCGCCGGGGCCGGGCAGGGCGGGGTCAAGGTCCCTGCGAAGC TGGCGGAGCTGTGGTCGGCGGCGAAGGGCGCGCCTCCTCTGGCCGTGCTCGCGGGtgtggcggcggcggtggcgataTACAAGGTCGGGTCCAGTCTCCTTGCGCCGCGCCATCCTCCGCCCCGTCGGCTGGAGGCCCAGACGGCCCCGCCGCCTCCAGTCCCGGAGCCGGTGCAGGTGGGCGAGATAACGGAGGAGGAACTACGGCAGTACGACGGGTCCGACCCCGAGAAACCGCTGCTGATGGCCATCAAGGGGCAGATCTATGACGTCTCAGAGAGCAG GATGTTCTATGGACCTGGCGCAGCTTATGCTCTGTTTGCTGGTAAAGATGCCAGTAGGGCATTGGCTAAGATGTCCTTTGAATCACAGGATCTGAATGGTGATATATCTGGTCTAACGCCAATGGAGCTCGGCGCCTTGAATGACTGGGAGTACAAGTTCGCCACCAAGTATGCGAAGGTAGGAACCATAAGAAGAGCAGCGCCCGTCGAAGTGGTTTATGGCAACATTTCGCCTGAAATGAGGGAAGAAGTTAGTGAACCTGTGGTTGAACCTGAGCTTGAGCCTGAGCCCGAGCCTGAGCCGCATGACGACGATGCACCATGA